A single window of Dichotomicrobium thermohalophilum DNA harbors:
- the mtnA gene encoding S-methyl-5-thioribose-1-phosphate isomerase: MKIDGRHYRTIWVAEDGWSVEIIDQTKLPFSFETARLTTLDDAARAIKTMQVRGAPLIGATAAYGVCLALRADASDAALEAACEALLATRPTAVNLRWALDEMLAAVRNQPRENRVASAYARAAALCDEDVETCRRIGENGFPLIREAAERKPGETVNILTHCNAGWLACVDWGTALAPIYMAHNAGLPVHVWVDETRPRNQGAALTAFELGAHGVPHTIIADNAGGHLMQAGKVDMCITGTDRTTANGDVANKIGTYLKALAAWDNGVPFYVALPGSTIDWTLQGGADIPIEQRGADEVTHMNGRTADGEVITVDIAAPGSPAANPAFDVTPARLVSGLITERGVCAATREGLEDLFRNETDMTSRRSD; the protein is encoded by the coding sequence GTGAAAATCGACGGGCGGCATTACCGGACGATCTGGGTGGCCGAGGACGGCTGGTCGGTGGAGATCATCGACCAGACGAAGCTGCCGTTCAGCTTCGAGACGGCGCGGCTAACGACGCTGGACGATGCTGCCCGCGCGATCAAGACGATGCAGGTGCGGGGTGCCCCGCTGATCGGCGCGACGGCGGCCTATGGCGTCTGTCTGGCGCTGCGCGCGGACGCCTCCGACGCGGCGCTCGAAGCAGCATGCGAGGCGCTGCTGGCGACGCGGCCCACAGCGGTGAACCTGCGCTGGGCGCTCGACGAGATGCTGGCCGCGGTGCGCAACCAGCCGCGCGAGAACCGGGTCGCTAGCGCCTATGCCCGCGCGGCCGCGCTGTGCGACGAGGATGTCGAGACCTGCCGCAGGATCGGTGAAAACGGCTTCCCGCTGATCCGCGAGGCCGCCGAGCGCAAGCCGGGCGAGACGGTCAACATCCTAACGCACTGCAATGCCGGGTGGCTCGCCTGCGTGGACTGGGGCACCGCTCTGGCGCCGATCTATATGGCGCATAACGCCGGGCTGCCGGTCCATGTCTGGGTGGATGAGACGCGTCCGCGCAACCAGGGTGCCGCGCTGACCGCCTTTGAACTGGGCGCGCATGGCGTGCCGCATACCATCATCGCCGACAATGCCGGCGGGCACCTGATGCAGGCCGGCAAGGTCGATATGTGCATCACCGGGACCGACCGGACCACCGCCAACGGCGATGTTGCCAACAAGATCGGCACCTACCTCAAGGCGCTCGCCGCCTGGGACAACGGCGTGCCGTTCTATGTCGCGCTGCCGGGCAGTACGATCGACTGGACGCTGCAAGGCGGCGCGGACATACCGATCGAGCAGCGCGGCGCAGATGAGGTGACGCACATGAACGGGCGCACGGCTGACGGCGAAGTCATCACGGTCGACATCGCCGCGCCGGGTAGTCCGGCGGCTAACCCGGCCTTCGATGTCACGCCGGCGCGGCTCGTTTCCGGGCTCATCACCGAGCGCGGCGTCTGCGCGGCCACGCGCGAGGGGCTGGAAGATTTGTTTCGTAATGAGACGGATATGACAAGTCGTCGCAGCGATTAA
- a CDS encoding DUF3429 domain-containing protein, which yields MNERVLARILTFAGALPFIAAVVALPFAPAEATASIWQAVLGYGAVIASFVSGIHWGLFLYRNAALPLNLFISSNICALAAWATLLLPSLRLALLLLIAVFAALFAIDHTVWRAGGHEAWFYQLRAAITAIVIAALIVLLLMA from the coding sequence ATGAACGAGCGGGTTCTGGCGCGCATCCTGACCTTCGCGGGCGCGCTGCCCTTCATCGCGGCGGTCGTGGCGCTGCCTTTTGCGCCTGCAGAGGCGACCGCGTCGATCTGGCAGGCCGTGCTGGGCTACGGCGCGGTGATCGCCAGCTTCGTTTCCGGTATCCATTGGGGCCTTTTCCTGTACCGCAATGCCGCGCTGCCGCTGAATCTGTTCATCTCCAGCAATATCTGCGCGTTGGCCGCCTGGGCCACTCTGCTGCTGCCATCGCTTCGGCTGGCGCTGTTGCTGCTGATTGCGGTTTTCGCCGCTCTGTTCGCGATCGACCACACGGTGTGGCGCGCGGGCGGGCATGAAGCGTGGTTCTATCAACTGCGCGCGGCGATCACGGCGATCGTTATTGCCGCGCTGATCGTATTGCTACTGATGGCCTGA
- a CDS encoding NAD(P)/FAD-dependent oxidoreductase, translating into MDIAIIGAGLAGVMVARRLHEAGHAVTLFEKSRGAGGRMATRRTEGFAFDHGAPYFFAESAGFRAFLAPRIKSGLVARWRGRFVRLTADETAHAVDQERFVTVPAMNALCKTLAEDTPLRTQVQIAPIQKPHELHDSDGNALGRFDWIVSTAPGPQTAALFGDLAPVALAPDHMTGGFTTMLGFTQAPEPGWDVAEVDHPIIASIIRNSAKPGRTGDGAAFVIHARSDWSEPRIDEPPEAVQPLLADAFTRITGIDAGAAAYATTHRWRYAHAHAGLPDGCIFAPEVGLAACGDWCVGGGVEAAFHSASALADHLTE; encoded by the coding sequence TTGGATATTGCGATCATCGGTGCAGGGCTGGCGGGCGTCATGGTCGCCCGGCGGCTCCACGAAGCGGGGCACGCCGTCACGCTCTTCGAGAAATCGCGCGGTGCGGGTGGCCGCATGGCGACCCGGCGCACGGAGGGCTTCGCGTTCGACCACGGCGCGCCGTATTTCTTCGCCGAGAGCGCGGGCTTCCGCGCGTTTCTCGCCCCGCGTATCAAGAGCGGGCTGGTTGCGCGGTGGCGAGGGCGCTTTGTGCGGCTCACAGCGGACGAGACCGCGCACGCTGTGGATCAGGAACGCTTCGTCACGGTGCCCGCGATGAACGCGCTGTGCAAGACCCTCGCCGAAGACACGCCGCTGCGAACGCAGGTTCAGATCGCGCCGATCCAAAAACCGCATGAGTTGCACGACAGCGACGGCAACGCGCTGGGCCGTTTTGACTGGATTGTCAGCACCGCGCCGGGGCCGCAGACCGCGGCTCTGTTCGGCGATTTGGCGCCGGTCGCGCTTGCGCCGGATCACATGACCGGCGGGTTCACGACTATGCTCGGCTTTACGCAGGCGCCGGAACCAGGCTGGGACGTAGCGGAGGTCGATCACCCGATCATCGCTTCGATCATCCGCAACTCGGCCAAGCCGGGGCGAACCGGCGACGGCGCGGCTTTTGTGATCCATGCGCGCAGCGACTGGTCGGAGCCGCGGATCGACGAACCGCCGGAGGCTGTGCAGCCGCTTCTGGCGGACGCTTTTACGCGGATCACCGGGATTGACGCGGGCGCGGCGGCCTACGCGACAACCCATCGCTGGCGCTACGCTCACGCGCATGCGGGCTTGCCGGACGGCTGCATTTTTGCGCCGGAGGTCGGCTTGGCCGCCTGCGGCGACTGGTGCGTCGGCGGGGGCGTGGAAGCCGCCTTTCACAGCGCGAGCGCGCTCGCGGATCACCTGACGGAATAA
- a CDS encoding S-methyl-5'-thioadenosine phosphorylase: MTQSVLGIIGGSGVYDLPGLTNPQELAIESPWGEPSAPPVRGEIDGLPVVFLARHGKGHRLGPTDINYRANIDAMKRAGVTDLISVSACGSFREELSPGTFVLVDQFIDRTFARAKSFFGAGCVAHVAMADPVSPGLVDRLEAAAQAESISYKRGGTYLVMEGPQFSTRAESELYRTWGCDVIGMTNMPEAKLAREAEICYATVAMVTDYDCWHDEHRDVDITDILRVVRENASKAARLIACLARDFPREHPACPLGSDRALDHALITAPEARDPALLAKLDAVAGRVLNAS; encoded by the coding sequence GGAACTTGCGATAGAAAGTCCATGGGGCGAGCCCTCGGCGCCGCCGGTCCGCGGAGAGATCGACGGGTTGCCGGTCGTCTTTCTGGCGCGGCACGGCAAGGGCCACCGGCTTGGGCCGACGGACATCAACTACCGCGCCAACATCGATGCGATGAAGCGCGCCGGCGTTACTGATCTGATCTCCGTGTCCGCCTGCGGCTCGTTCCGCGAGGAGCTTTCGCCCGGCACGTTCGTCCTCGTCGACCAGTTCATCGACCGCACCTTTGCTCGCGCCAAGAGCTTTTTCGGCGCGGGCTGCGTCGCGCATGTCGCTATGGCCGATCCTGTCAGCCCTGGCCTCGTCGACCGGCTGGAGGCTGCGGCGCAGGCGGAATCGATCAGCTACAAGCGCGGCGGCACCTATCTCGTAATGGAAGGCCCGCAATTCTCCACCCGCGCCGAATCCGAGCTCTATCGCACCTGGGGCTGCGACGTGATCGGCATGACCAACATGCCCGAGGCCAAGCTCGCCCGCGAGGCGGAGATCTGCTACGCAACCGTGGCGATGGTCACGGACTATGACTGCTGGCACGACGAGCACCGCGACGTGGACATCACCGACATCCTGCGCGTCGTCCGCGAAAACGCCAGCAAGGCCGCCCGCCTGATCGCCTGCCTGGCGCGCGACTTCCCGCGCGAGCACCCCGCCTGTCCGCTGGGGTCCGACCGCGCGCTCGACCACGCCTTGATCACCGCGCCCGAGGCGCGTGACCCCGCGCTGCTGGCCAAGCTCGACGCCGTGGCTGGCCGCGTCCTCAATGCTTCGTGA